Proteins encoded in a region of the Ralstonia pseudosolanacearum genome:
- a CDS encoding M14 family metallopeptidase — translation MEIESFFAQTYDQARARFLDAAQARGLAIERAIHPHALGPAGEPLSIDTACFLPERPGALLVLTSGIHGVEGFCGSGCQVGLLRDDALFARLAAGRVALLMVHAVNPYGFAHLRRVNEDNVDLNRNNADFAAVASANPAYREVDPLLLPDTWPPDAANQAALHRYLATHGEAALRDAMTIGQYAIPDGMFYGGGATCWSTAQARAILSSHAADAPRLAWIDLHTGLGAHGHGEKIFSGADPRELERAIGTWGADVRPIAAAGAVSSVVEGALVDRAGALFPAVEKTVITLEFGTLEPMAVMQALRADHWLHRHPGASPDQAAAIRQGLRDAFYCDTPAWKGMVYAQARVAVLQAVARFSG, via the coding sequence ATCGAGATCGAATCCTTTTTCGCCCAGACCTACGACCAGGCGCGCGCCCGCTTCCTGGACGCTGCCCAGGCGCGCGGTCTGGCCATCGAGCGCGCGATCCATCCGCACGCACTGGGGCCGGCCGGCGAGCCGCTTTCCATCGACACGGCGTGCTTCCTGCCGGAGCGGCCCGGCGCGCTGCTGGTGCTCACCTCCGGCATCCATGGCGTCGAGGGGTTCTGCGGCTCGGGCTGCCAGGTCGGCCTGCTGCGCGACGACGCGCTGTTCGCGCGGCTGGCCGCCGGCAGGGTGGCGCTGCTGATGGTCCACGCGGTCAACCCGTACGGGTTCGCGCATCTGCGGCGGGTGAATGAAGACAACGTCGACCTGAACCGCAACAACGCCGATTTCGCCGCGGTCGCGTCGGCCAATCCGGCCTATCGCGAGGTCGATCCGCTGCTGCTGCCGGATACCTGGCCGCCGGACGCCGCTAACCAGGCGGCGCTGCATCGGTATCTTGCGACGCACGGCGAGGCGGCCCTGCGCGACGCGATGACGATCGGCCAATACGCCATCCCGGACGGCATGTTTTACGGCGGCGGGGCGACCTGCTGGAGCACCGCGCAGGCCCGCGCGATCCTGTCCAGCCATGCGGCCGACGCACCGCGCCTGGCGTGGATCGACCTGCACACCGGGCTCGGCGCCCACGGCCATGGCGAAAAGATTTTCTCCGGCGCCGACCCGCGCGAACTGGAGCGCGCTATCGGCACCTGGGGCGCGGATGTCCGGCCGATCGCGGCGGCGGGGGCGGTCTCGTCGGTGGTCGAGGGGGCGCTGGTGGACCGTGCCGGCGCGTTGTTTCCCGCCGTCGAGAAGACCGTCATCACGCTGGAGTTCGGCACGCTCGAACCGATGGCCGTGATGCAGGCGCTGCGGGCCGATCACTGGCTGCATCGGCATCCCGGGGCGTCGCCCGATCAGGCCGCCGCCATCCGCCAGGGCCTGCGCGATGCGTTCTATTGCGACACGCCGGCCTGGAAGGGCATGGTCTACGCACAGGCGCGGGTTGCGGTGCTGCAGGCGGTGGCGCGCTTCTCCGGTTAG
- a CDS encoding ribonucleotide-diphosphate reductase subunit beta: MLSWDDDVKPAAQPQAAPQPAHQPQLQSFTPDQGGALPPSATQAAGILGNNPNAAAAQSSRRVNAADKRVINGATDVNQLVPFKYKWAWEKYLAGCANHWMPQEINMSRDIALWKDPNGLTEDERRIIKRNLGFFVTADSLAANNIVLGTYRQITAPECRQYLLRQAFEEAIHTHAYQYIVESLGLNEAEIFNAYHEVQSIRDKDEFLIPFIDTLTDPSFKTGTPENDQKLLKSLIVFACIMEGLFFYVGFTQILAMGRQNKMTGAAEQYQYILRDESLHCNFGIDLINQIKLENPHLWTAEFKAEITELFKKAVDLEYRYAEDTMPRGVLGLNAPMFKGYLRFICNRRCQQIGLDALFPNEDNPFPWMSEMIDLKKERNFFETRVIEYQTGGALSWD; this comes from the coding sequence ATGCTGAGCTGGGACGACGACGTCAAACCTGCCGCACAACCGCAGGCTGCACCGCAGCCCGCCCACCAACCGCAGCTGCAATCGTTCACGCCCGACCAGGGCGGCGCGCTGCCGCCGTCGGCCACGCAGGCCGCGGGTATCCTGGGCAACAACCCGAACGCCGCCGCCGCGCAGAGCAGCCGCCGCGTCAACGCCGCCGACAAGCGCGTCATCAACGGCGCCACCGACGTCAACCAGCTGGTGCCGTTCAAGTACAAGTGGGCCTGGGAAAAATACCTGGCCGGCTGCGCCAACCACTGGATGCCGCAAGAGATCAACATGTCGCGCGACATCGCCCTGTGGAAAGACCCGAACGGTCTGACCGAGGACGAGCGTCGCATCATCAAGCGCAACCTGGGCTTCTTCGTGACGGCCGATTCGCTGGCCGCCAACAACATCGTGCTGGGCACGTACCGCCAGATCACCGCGCCGGAGTGCCGCCAGTACCTGCTGCGCCAGGCGTTTGAAGAGGCGATCCACACGCACGCCTACCAGTACATCGTCGAATCGCTGGGCCTGAACGAGGCCGAGATCTTCAACGCGTACCACGAGGTGCAGTCGATCCGCGACAAGGACGAGTTCCTGATCCCGTTCATCGACACGCTGACCGATCCGTCGTTCAAGACCGGCACGCCGGAGAACGACCAGAAGCTGCTGAAGTCGCTGATCGTGTTCGCCTGCATCATGGAAGGGCTGTTCTTCTACGTGGGCTTCACGCAGATCCTGGCGATGGGCCGCCAGAACAAGATGACGGGCGCCGCCGAGCAGTACCAGTACATCCTGCGCGACGAGTCGCTGCACTGCAATTTCGGCATCGACCTGATCAACCAGATCAAGCTGGAGAACCCGCACCTGTGGACGGCCGAGTTCAAGGCCGAGATCACGGAGCTGTTCAAGAAGGCCGTCGACCTGGAATACCGCTACGCCGAGGACACCATGCCGCGCGGCGTGCTGGGCCTGAACGCGCCGATGTTCAAGGGCTACCTGCGCTTCATCTGCAACCGCCGCTGCCAGCAGATCGGCCTGGACGCGCTGTTCCCGAACGAAGACAACCCGTTCCCGTGGATGAGCGAGATGATCGACCTGAAGAAGGAGCGCAACTTCTTCGAGACGCGCGTGATCGAGTACCAGACCGGCGGCGCGCTGTCGTGGGACTGA